GTTCTTAATGATGTCCGGCTCGATGCCGGGCGTGAATTGAAACCCTTGGCCTTCCTTGATAATCTGGAGCGATCGAAGCAGCTCCTCGACTCCGGCCGGCACGCGAACCATATAGATGTTGTTCTTCTTGAGGCGCATCTTCTTGCGGACGAGCACCTCGGCGTGCAGACGATACGTGCGCTTGAGCAGCGTAAAGATGCGTCGGGCGATCGCGGCGTTCTCCGTGGTGATGTCGAGGGCGATGCGGCCGCCCGCGATGCGCATCGAGCCGTTCATGCGAATCAACGCCGACAGCTCGGCTTTCGCGCAGCACTCGTCCACTTCGATCATCGTTAATTCTTTCTTCGTTTGGGCGGCGAACGACATTCTCGTCTCCCCTTCCGTCTCCCGTTTATTGACCGATCGCAAGCCGATAAATATGGTGGCTCAGCTTGTTCGCGTCGTGCCGCAGCACGCCTTGGAACAAGATCAGCTCGTCGGCGATCGTCCGGTAGCCGAGCGCCGCCAGCGTCTCGAGGTCGAGGCGCACGACGTCGGCTCCCTTCTCCGCGTATAAGCTGCGCACGCGGCGCGGGATGTCGCTATTATTGACGATGACGGTGTCGAACAACGGGCCGCCCACATGGCCGGCGATCGCGTTCACGTGATCCGCGACCGAATAGCCGTCGGTTTCCCCGGGCTGCGTCATCACGTTGCAGATGTACACCTTCGCCGCGTCGGAGGCGCGGATCGCGTCCGTGATGCCCGGCACGAGCAGGTTCGGAATGATGCTCGTGTACAAGCTTCCCGGACCGAGCACGATCGCGTCGGCTTCGCGAATCGCTTCGATCGCCTCCGGCAGCGGCTCCACGTCGGGCGGAAGCAGGGAGACGCGTTCGATGCGTCCGCCGTACTTCGTAATCTTCGATTCGCCTTCGACGACCGCGCCGTCCGCCATCCTGGCCGACAGCACGATGGAATCGTGCGAAGCCGGCAGGACGCTGCCCCGCACCGCAAGGACGCGGCTCAGCTCGCGGACGCCCGTGACGAAGTCGCCGGTGATGTCCCGCAGCGCTGCCAA
The DNA window shown above is from Paenibacillus antri and carries:
- a CDS encoding gluconeogenesis factor YvcK family protein, producing the protein MKNPPAAKDEANPRVVVIGGGTGLSVMLRGLKKKPVDITAIVTVADDGGSSGRLRDELQMPPPGDIRSVISALAESEPLLSEMLQYRFSNGTGLAGHSLGNLILAALRDITGDFVTGVRELSRVLAVRGSVLPASHDSIVLSARMADGAVVEGESKITKYGGRIERVSLLPPDVEPLPEAIEAIREADAIVLGPGSLYTSIIPNLLVPGITDAIRASDAAKVYICNVMTQPGETDGYSVADHVNAIAGHVGGPLFDTVIVNNSDIPRRVRSLYAEKGADVVRLDLETLAALGYRTIADELILFQGVLRHDANKLSHHIYRLAIGQ